GGCCCAGGGCGTTGCTGGTCTGCTGCAGGTCCCCCCGCGCGTGACCGGCGCCGGCATTGGTGTAATAAGCGTAGGTCGTTATATCCGACACATCCGTGCGCGGCCCATTTTCGGTGAGCAGCTGGCCGTCCGCGTTGTAGGTGTACGTCCACACGCGAGGCGTGCCGGTCAGCGTTGCGGCGAAACCCTGGCTGCCGTCGGTGTCGGTAGTGGCCTGCTCGGTACGGGTCACGACGTTGCCGCTGCCATCGTAGGTGTAGGTGATGCGGCGCTGGGGCTCGGCGACGCGCTGCGGCAGCCGGAAATCCGGATGCCACTCGGTGTGAATACTGCGCGTCACGCCCGACACCGCGGTTCCGGGACAGCTCGATCCACTGAGACCTTCGACACGTTCCGTTTCGAGGTTGCGGGTCAGGTCGTGGGTGTAGCAGGTCAGGTTGTTGTTGAAATCGAGCCGCGAGGCGACGTTGCCGCTGGCGTCGTAAGTCTTGCTGGATGAGTCCGAGCCGCCGCATACGCTGCATGGCTGCGACACGGCCGTGTTTTTGACCACGCCCAATACCGTGGCGAACTGGTGCACGCTGGTCGTGCCCAGTGCGTCGGTAATTGCGCGCGAACCGTCGGCGTTGTATGCCACGTGGGTGCGATCCGCTCCGCCGGCGTGCTCGGTGGAAACCGCCCGGCCTTGCGTGTCGTACTCGTAGGTGGCAAACCGAGCACCGTTCTCGTCAACAATGCCAGTCAGGGCATTGGGCAGATTGGCACCTTGGGTGTGGGCAGATTCGTTGTACAGATATGTGCGCTGACTCCCATCCGGGAAGGTCACAGAAGTAAGATTGCCGATACCATCATGGGCATAAGTGAACACCCCGCCGTCGGGGTCGATCACGCTGGCAATCTGATCAGCAGAGTCATAAGAGAAGACCAGCGCTCGGCCAAACGCATCGGTCACGCTGGTCAGCAGCCCGGCGGCGTCGTAAGCCAGCGTCTGCACCCGCCCCGCGCGATCGGCAAGAGTGAGCAACCGGCCGTCGTTATCGTAGTCTTCCGTCTCATCGTGACGCGTGCGGATTCGCCAACCGATGGGGGTGCCGCTGGAATTAGGGGTGCCACCGGAATCGACCAGACGCGTCAGAGTTTCGGGAATGTCCGCATCGGCGGTCCATTCCGCACCGGCGGCGGAGAAATCAAACTGCTTTCCGTCCGCCCGCCGGGCATGCACGATCTCACCCTCGGTACCAGACGAAACCGTCAAGCCACGCGCATAGAAATGGCGCCAATGCGCGCCAAAGGCGGTGCCTTGCGCAATCGCACTGCTGTCGTAATACCTTTCGACCTTGAGCGGACTCGACGATACGCTTGAATAATCGTTTTCCACCTGGAATTTATAGCCAATCGCGGGATTGATCGGATTGCCAGCACAGGAATCTGGAGCACCAAGGTTTTTGGCGGAATCATAGGATTGGCAGACCCCTGTGGTGACATCCATTCCTCCATCGCACGGTGTAACGGGGGTAAGAGGCCTAACATACGCACTTGTACTAACGGCGCACCACCATGGAATGCAACTCCGCTTATAACCCTGGCAACCGTTCCACCCGGGTGGAGGTGACGCCACGTTAGTGCATGAGACGACACCATCACAACTACCCCATTCCGGTCCAAGATCATCCGACTGACATCCCTGAAGCGCCTCAGCGTCAGAGTTATAAAAATGCTGACCAACGTAAGCATACGAAGGGCGGTTTCAAATCCGAAGTGCAACACTGGCTTAATGAACCGAGGTTGAGGCAGGGTATGTATTGGCCAGTTCCTGGGCGAAGACCTGCAACGGCGTTTGCCACTGGTGAATCTTGCGGGGGCGTGTGTTGAGACTGTCGGCGATGGCATCCAGGTCGTCTTGCGTATGCACCGACAGGTCGGTGCCCTTGGGCAGGTATTGGCGGATCAGCCCGTTGGTGTTCTCGCAGGTGCCCCGCTGCCACGGGCTGTGCGGATCGCAGAAGTAGACCTGCACCTGCGTGGCGCGCGTCAGGTCGCGATGGCGGGCCATCTCCCTGCCTTGATCGTAGGTCAGGCTGTGGCGCATCGGCGCGGCGATTGCGTTCAGCTTGGCCGTGAAGCCGGCCAGCGCCGAGGCGGCGCTGGCGTCGTCCATCCTGGCCAGCAGCACCAGGCGACTGGTGCGCTCCACCAGCACGCCCACCGCGGAGGCGTTACCGGCGCCTTTGATCAGGTCGCCCTCCCAGGGGCCAGGCATGATGCGGTCATCGACCGCGGGCGGTCTGACGTGAATGCTGACCATCGCCGGGATCTGGCCGCGCCGGTCGGTGCCGCCGGTGCGCGGCCGACGTGTGCTGCGGCCGTGGCGCAGGCAGGCGATCAGCTGGCGGCGCAGCTCCCCGCGCGGCTGGGCGTAGATCGCCGTGTAGATGGTCTCGTGGGACACGTGCTGGGCCGGCTGGTCGGGGTAGACCCGCTTGAGGGTAGCGGCAATCTGCTGCGGGGACCATTTCCAGTCCAGCAGCGTGCGCACCACGCCCCAGAACACGGCGTGCGGGTCCAGCTTGCGCGGCGGTCGGGCGGCGACCCGTCGGGCGGTGTGCCGCGCGTGGGCGGCCTGACTGGCATAGCCGGCATCGGGCGAGCGGTTGCGGGCCAGCTCGCGGCTGAGAGTCGATGGCGAGCGCTTCAGTGTGCGGGCCATGGCCCGCACACTGGCCCCCAGCCGCATCATGCCGGCGATGACGACCCGATCTTCGGGCCGCAGCTGCGTATACGAACGTTGTGTTTCCATGGCAGCACCTTACTCCGAGTGAGGTGTTGCACTTCAGATTTGAAACCGCCAAGGCTCGCAAAAGATCAGCACAACGAATGCGCATGCAATAGCTCGGACTATATTTCGCTGCCCAAGAAAGCGCCTGTCCACGCAGCCAACTGAATGATCCATTCTCATTGGTCTCCCCATGGCCACGCATCGCGTATTCAAAATCAGCGCTGACGCCCAGTCCGAACCACGATTGCGCCCACTTTGGCGAGCGGGTCTCGGGCCAGATCGATAGCATTCTCTAAATACAGTAGTTAACCTGCCATGTAAACTTTGATAGGTCAAGTGGAATTTTTAGAGACTTCGCGTCGCGTTCCCTGGACCAACAATCGCTGAACTGCGTTTTGGAAAACAGGAGTAACGCTGTCCGTCCGGCGGCGGCGGCGAACCAGCGAACACCCCACGCACCGGGCACCATTCAGCGCCATGGCCAGCACTACCGAGCAACGACATCGCGCATGTGAGGTGCGACGAGACGCGGCTCCGACGCTGCGCTTTGCTAAAAATCCACCTGCAACTGGCTGACCAGAGAGCCGTAGTCGATGCCGTGGTCGGCGTCGAACCAGGCGTACTCGTTCAGCAGGCGGATGTTGGGATTGAAGATGTAGGTCGCCATCAGCTGGATGGCTTGGCCGTGATCCATGCCGCGGGCCAGCTCGTCGGCCGAGCTGCCGGTGAGCACGCGCATGAAGCGGGTACGCGACGGGTGTTCGTTGTCGACCTGCTGGTATTGCAGGCCAAGCGCCCAGTGCCGCTGGTTGGCTAGCGGGAAGGTGCGGGTCACGCCAGCCGCCCAGGCACGCGAGCGCAGGCGACTGTCCAGTATCCCGTCGCTGCGCGACAGCAGACCGTCCGATTCCTGTGACACGAACTGCGTCCAGCTGGCCCAGCCGAACCAGCGCCGGGCGTGCCATTCCCCGAACGCCTGCCACCAGGCGTTGTCCAGCGTGACTGGCCGACCCAGGCGGTCGCGCTGCACGCGCGCGTCCAGGCTGCCACTGTCGCGCGACCAGGAATAACCGACGCCGAGCAGGTATTTGAATGGCAGGTCGCGGATTTCGTACTCGTCCTGGACCGTCATGCCCAGCGGCGTCACCGCCATCACCGCCGAGTAAAGCAGCTCGTTGTT
This genomic stretch from Immundisolibacter sp. harbors:
- a CDS encoding IS30 family transposase; its protein translation is METQRSYTQLRPEDRVVIAGMMRLGASVRAMARTLKRSPSTLSRELARNRSPDAGYASQAAHARHTARRVAARPPRKLDPHAVFWGVVRTLLDWKWSPQQIAATLKRVYPDQPAQHVSHETIYTAIYAQPRGELRRQLIACLRHGRSTRRPRTGGTDRRGQIPAMVSIHVRPPAVDDRIMPGPWEGDLIKGAGNASAVGVLVERTSRLVLLARMDDASAASALAGFTAKLNAIAAPMRHSLTYDQGREMARHRDLTRATQVQVYFCDPHSPWQRGTCENTNGLIRQYLPKGTDLSVHTQDDLDAIADSLNTRPRKIHQWQTPLQVFAQELANTYPASTSVH